One genomic window of Arachis hypogaea cultivar Tifrunner chromosome 8, arahy.Tifrunner.gnm2.J5K5, whole genome shotgun sequence includes the following:
- the LOC112707896 gene encoding protein WVD2-like 6, translated as MVDRSVAEITEMASPNGNVENFDELDGAATDNSSVVEIREVANGSSNGNNVDNSNDEDVTTVEDQSRQLRAQKGPVKEKCTKPTGLKGVHTNSVKRFKDGQDEHASSAVSNGTSASEPHPRQPAKIRSYDDKETWLSKHHGKSDPVSSEVPLDKAKPRSLKKGPAENVQGGTECSSPTAEDAKPRRVGALPNYGFSFKCDERAERRKQFYSKLEEKIHAKEMEESNLQAKTKETQEAEIKMLRKSLAFKATPMPSFYQEPTPPRVELKKIPTTRAKSPKLGRRKSTTHPESEGDAISSAQVGRLSLNEKASQSTPTKGISPVNQKKPQRKSLPPRLASEKSSPSNSSTVRTPSKITKTSLSSVATKVTTLSNSTVKDKVKVAEANEENNIFSHETSKVPPLNAAPSPMDKPSEAELCANGNVLREEKQEQEQTFVHHSNRELSKWQEQN; from the exons ATGGTAGACCGCAGTGTTGCTGAAATTACAGAAATGGCATCTCCAAATGgaaatgttgaaaattttgatgagTTGGATGGCGCTGCAACTGATAACTCATCTGTGGTGGAAATCAGGGAAGTAGCAAATGGCAGCAGCAATGGCAACAATGTGGACAATTCTAAT GATGAGGATGTTACTACAGTAGAGGATCAATCAAGGCAATTAAGAGCTCAAAAGGGTCCTGTGAAGGAAAAGTGCACAAAGCCCACAGGTTTGAAAGGTGTTCATACAAACTCGGTGAAAAGATTCAAAGATGGACAAGATGAACATGCATCATCTGCTGTTTCAAATGGTACTTCAGCTTCAGAACCCCACCCTAGGCAGCCTGCCAAAATCAGATCGTATGATGACAAGGAAACTTGGTTGTCCAAG CACCATGGAAAATCTGATCCAGTGTCTTCTGAAGTACCACT GGACAAAGCTAAACCAAGATCATTGAAGAAAGGGCCTGCTGAAAATGTTCAAGGAGGAACAGAATGTTCTTC TCCTACTGCAGAAGATGCTAAACCTCGTAGGGTTGGGGCACTTCCAAATTATGGATTCAGCTTCAAATGTGATGAGCGAGCTGAGAGAAGAAAACAG TTTTACTCAAAGCTCGAGGAAAAGATTCATGCAAAGGAAATGGAGGAGAGTAACCTACAAGCAAAAACCAAG GAGACCCAAGAAGCTGAGATTAAGATGCTTAGGAAGAGTCTTGCATTTAAAGCAACTCCAATGCCTAGTTTTTACCAGGAGCCTACTCCTCCTAGGGTAGAGTTAAAGAAG ATACCAACTACAAGAGCGAAATCCCCCAAGCTTGGTCGTAGGAAGAGCACCACACATCCAGAGTCAGAAGGAGACGCTATCAGCAGCGCTCAAGTAGGTCGTTTAAGCCTCAATGAGAAAGCGTCTCAGAGTACACCAACTAAAGGAATTTCTCCTGTCAATCAAAAGAAGCCGCAGCGAAAATCTCTTCCTCCTCGACTGGCTTCTGAAAAGAGTAGTCCATCCAATTCATCTACTGTGCGGACTCCATCTAAGATCACAAAAACCTCCTTATCTAGTGTAGCGACTAAAGTTACCACCTTGTCCAATTCAACAGTGAAAGATAAGGTCAAGGTGGCTGAGGCCAATGAAGAAAATAACATCTTTTCCCATGAAACAAGCAAAGTTCCACCTCTGAATGCAGCTCCCAGTCCCATGGACAAGCCAAGTGAAGCCGAGTTGTGCGCAAATGGCAATGTACTCAGAGAAgagaaacaagaacaagaacaaaccTTTGTACACCATAGCAACCGAGAATTAAGTAAGTGGCAGGAGCAGAACTGA